CTTATCAGACACTATCCAACCGCCTTTAACAATTGAAATTAATCCATTCAATTATAACAGTCAATAAATTTTTGAAGTTTCTTTTTAAAACTGATGATTTCATCGTTTTCAAATTGCATTTTTATACAAATTAATTCGTCATAATCGATTTCAGAATAAATAAAATTCATTGTGAAATGTTTATTTTTTTTATTGACAACACTCTCAAATCTTCCGTCTAAAGAAACTAATTCATCCACATTTGGATCATTATCACATAAAGCAAGCCATTCTAAGTAAAATCTAAGATTTAATTCAATTTCTTTGATTTTTAGATAAAAATTTTCTCCTTGTATGATTAACTCACTTATAAAATAAAAGCCCCCATCAAACTCATCCGATGTACGAGTTGTTAAATTTCTTAATTGCAATTGTAGCGACTTATCTTTTATCGGAAAAATCTCCAAATTTACTCCCACCTTTAAAAAACAGAAAGAAATTCTTTTATTTCCATTTTTATCGAATTTATTAAAAAATAATCAGCTTTTTGTTCAAATTCTACAACATGCTGGATACTTCCTATTTTGCCGTTCAAAATTATACTAAAATAACTACCTTTGTTTCGAATTATAATATTATAAATGTTACAGTTATCAATTAAACTACATTCAATTATGATCCCTTTTAATACCTTTTCAAGGTTTATAGAAAATTGTTGCAAATCATATTTTGTATATGATACATTATTCAACATGAAATCTTTATTTAGCGAATTATATATAAACTCACAGGTAAACGTAGTATTCTCGTCTTCTTCTTTAAAATCTATCAGATTAGCTGAGAATTCATATGGATGAGTTGAAACTGAAAATAATTTCAATATTAACACCCTCCTTATCTTTTATATTCTTTGTAATGGAAATGTCTTACTCGTTTTTTTCTTTTATTGTAAACAACCTTTAATCTATACTTTTTCCTATTTTTATACATAATTGAATGGTAGGCACTATACCCCTTAGCACCATCACGCGTCTTTTTCCCGTATACAACAGTAGTTGCTAAATGATGCCTTGGTACATATCTTTTTTTATTAGAAGCATGTTTAGCCGCAGTAGAATCATATTTAAGCCTCTTGGCTATTCTTCTGGTTTTTTTGATTTTATATACATTTCTTATGCTTCTATAAGCTCTATTGACAATTTTTAATTTTCGGCCACCTATTGCCCCAATAACTGCTCCTCCAACAGTGGCACCAACTAACTTCCATCCTCTTTTTCTTTTTCTCTTAGCTGCTCTATAAGCAGAGACTCCTCCAATAACGCCTCCAACTGCAGCCCACGCCCATTCACCATCCGGATCTACCAGCATCACCGGATTATTATTCGCATACGTATACCCGTTTTGCGTCAAGACATCATCATCATCACCAGGATCAGGGTCTAGTGATAAGAAAACACCATGGGTTGGGTGGTAATATCTTGCCATTAAATAATAGAGACCTGTTTCTTCATCATAGTGATAGCCTGCATAGCGGAATGGATTCTCAAGTGCAATCCCGGTTCGTTTTGACTCCAATGGGTTACCCCAGCTGTCATATTCGTAGCTTGCGACAACTTGTCCTGATTGGTCGGTTAAAGCAATCACATCACCACGCGGGTTGTAATGGTAGGTATAGGTATCCGATACTGTATTTCCGTTATGCTTGTTCAGTGCCAGTAATTGACCTTCCGCACTGTAAACATAAGAGCGCTGTACTTGATCTTTGGCATTTGTTTCATACAAGACATTCAGGCTGTCCCCATCATAGATGTAGTTGGTGATGGTACCTTTTACTTTCTTTTGAATTCTTCTCCCGTCGTCATCATATTTGTATTCTGCAAACGGGGTACTTTCTCCTTTTTTCGTGACAGCTACGAGTTGATCAGCTGCATTCCATTCATACGTATATGTACCATCTTCTATTCGGTTCCCATTTTAGTCATATTTGATGGTTTCTTTTCCATAGGCTGTTAGCTGATTCTGTATATTGTAAGTGGATGTAACAGCTTCCTTGTTGCCAATCTTTTGATAGATTCGATTGCCAAATCCATCATACTTATATTCGTTGACGGAGCCATCCTTCTTTGTTTCCTGGATTAATTGATCCATCTGGTCATACGCAAATGTCTCTTTCTTTCCGTTATGGGAAAGAACCTCGGTACGATTGCCGTTTGCATCATAGGTGTAAGTTCCATCGATAATCGTTGTCATTTCCCCGGTTGACTCTGCTTGGTTGGTTGACATGGAAATAACTTGTCCCGCTCGATCATATACATAGGTCGTTCCAACACCGTTGTCTGGCGAATAGGTTGTGACATTACCTAACTCATCATAATCCAGTCGGAAGTTCGATGATTGTTTTTAACAACGTTTTCAATATTGTTCCTATAGAAATTTCTTTAATTTAAGAGAAAAATGTGGATGACAATAAGATCTATTGTCATCCCAATGGTAGATTCTATCAAATATTTCTAATTCTTCACTTTTCCAATTATTATACCGTTGACTTCTTCCCTTAAAATATTGCAAGTCACTCTTAGTTTAAATAAACTGTATTAATGAGACACCCAATGTCAGTCATACCATCAATTTTTGTTCTCACTAGATAAAATGAGCAGAGATATTTTAAATCAAATAGGATAATCCCTTTATTTTTTACTTCTGCAAACCTTTTAAAGATTCTATGCTTCCTTTTATAAGCTCTAATTTCTCTAAATTTGTTCATATTTTTAAGTTCCATCAAATCTTTGCTCTTTTATTGGAAGTTTTTAGATGAATTCTTTTCATCCGCTTTTATTTATAAATTTTATAGTTCTTCACCAACAAATGCTTAAAATCAAGAAATTGTTCTTTGTTATAAAATGTTACTGATGTCGACTCGATAACATCATCAAATGGTTGCATTGTTTTTATGTTATCCAATTTTTTCATTACTTCGTTAAAATAGTTACCTGATAAAACACCTATCTCTGCTCCTCTTTCAGCATAGACTATCCATTTTAACGAAGAAGATGCTATGATGACCTTTGAAGAAAGGGTCATGATATCGTATCCTTCTTCTTCCTTAGGGCTTTGAACAAGAAGATTCAAATAATCTTCTTTTGTTGCTGTTAAAGGCACTTTTGCCCAGTATACATAACCAAACCTTTTATAAAATTTCTTCAAGTCCTTTTTATGGTCTAACGGTGCAATGAGAATATATTTATCTTGATAGTAGTTTGCTATTTCTTTTAAAAGGGGCCATGATTTATCTGACAACCACCAATCAAATTCTTCAAACAGAAAAGGTTTATCAAAATGCTTAAACACGTTATAAGGAAAACATGCTTCTATATATACTTCCTTTTTTAGTTCATTCTGTAATCGGATTATTTCAACAAAATCACGTATAAATATTGGAAAAACCTCCTACCTAATAATACTCTTCAACATGTTGAAATATTTAAACTCATTGCTGCTTTTCCCTAAAAATCATATATATTTATTGGTCACATATAAAACATCTTCTTCAAGATTTTGTAGGTTAGAAATAAAATCATGTGCCTTCATCTTAGTTACTGGCAAAATTGGCAAATCTTCTTCTCCATACATTCCTGAATACATATGAAAATAAAAGCTAATGAGATATCCTTTATCTATCAAAATTTGAAAAAGTGTTTTTAAAAAAGATATATATACGTTAAACTTTTTTTCACTACTCGTTTTTTTTAAAAAGTCACAAGAACACATTCCAGTTGTGACTATATAAACATATTTATATTTGCTACTAAAAACACGTGCAGATTTGTTATCAAATATCCTTTCAACAGAAATATTTTTTATTTCAAAATCGGTTATTAATTCATTCGGTATCTCCCTGTCTAATCCAAAAGTAATAAAATAACACATGTAGTTAATTCCTTTCTTTAATAGGAAGAATGTCCGCCTTTCCTTTTTCAATTGCGGGCATTATAAACTTTTTTATGCGGATTCTCGGATTGATTCTTTGATGAAATACAAAATGGTTAATCGTGGTTTTCATCTTCCAAATCTTTAAAATATAATTTTTCTCCTTCCTGTAAAAACAATACTGATCCTCTTCCAAAACAATGTGAATAACTTAAATTCTCCTTATCTTCATTTAAAGCCTGTATTTCCACCAAAGACTGATCACTAAATGAAAAACGCTTTAACTTATTTGAACTATCTGCAAATAATGCATACTTATTGCTAACAGCAAATCCCATAACATCACTACAATTTTCTAAGATATCCGCT
This genomic interval from Virgibacillus pantothenticus contains the following:
- a CDS encoding RHS repeat domain-containing protein — translated: MYETNAKDQVQRSYVYSAEGQLLALNKHNGNTVSDTYTYHYNPRGDVIALTDQSGQVVASYEYDSWGNPLESKRTGIALENPFRYAGYHYDEETGLYYLMARYYHPTHGVFLSLDPDPGDDDDVLTQNGYTYANNNPVMLVDPDGEWAWAAVGGVIGGVSAYRAAKRKRKRGWKLVGATVGGAVIGAIGGRKLKIVNRAYRSIRNVYKIKKTRRIAKRLKYDSTAAKHASNKKRYVPRHHLATTVVYGKKTRDGAKGYSAYHSIMYKNRKKYRLKVVYNKRKKRVRHFHYKEYKR
- a CDS encoding RHS repeat domain-containing protein: MSTNQAESTGEMTTIIDGTYTYDANGNRTEVLSHNGKKETFAYDQMDQLIQETKKDGSVNEYKYDGFGNRIYQKIGNKEAVTSTYNIQNQLTAYGKETIKYD